Proteins encoded within one genomic window of Rhododendron vialii isolate Sample 1 chromosome 1a, ASM3025357v1:
- the LOC131317849 gene encoding LOB domain-containing protein 1-like produces MESSGDTTATAIGSTSSPPHHSLSPSPSSSPPPLSHVMTNNVVVVSPCAACKILRRRCAEKCVLAPYFPPTDPLKFTTAHRVFGASNIIKFLQELPECQRADAVSSMVYEANARLRDPVYGCAGAICQLQKQVSELQAQLAKAQAEVVNMQCQQANLVALICMEMSPDQSPQASPQQQQQQQQYSFDNFIMTNPQSYPSFADENCLGSMWEPLWT; encoded by the exons ATGGAGAGCAGTGGTGACACAACAGCAACCGCCATCGGTTCTACTTCATCCCCTCCTCATCACTCACTCTCACCATCAccttcatcttctcctcctcctctatcTCATGTCATGACAAAtaatgtggtggtggtgagtcCTTGTGCTGCTTGCAAAATCCTCCGGCGGAGGTGCGCCGAGAAATGCGTGCTGGCGCCGTACTTCCCCCCCACCGATCCCCTCAAGTTCACCACCGCCCACCGCGTCTTCGGCGCCAGCAACATTATCAAATTCTTGCAG GAACTCCCTGAGTGTCAAAGGGCTGATGCAGTGAGCAGCATGGTATATGAGGCCAATGCCAGGCTCCGGGACCCGGTTTACGGATGTGCAGGGGCAATTTGTCAGCTGCAAAAGCAAGTTAGCGAGCTCCAAGCGCAACTAGCCAAGGCACAAGCAGAGGTAGTGAACATGCAATGCCAGCAGGCAAATCTGGTGGCCTTGATCTGCATGGAAATGTCACCCGATCAATCTCCACAAGCATCGCCccaacaacagcagcaacaacaacaatactCTTTCGACAACTTCATCATGACCAATCCTCAGAGTTATCCGAGCTTCGCGGATGAGAATTGCCTGGGCTCAATGTGGGAGCCTCTTTGGACATGA